The genomic DNA GAATTCTGACCGTAAAACCATCCCGCACCAGACGCCACCTTAAGATCCACATGCAACCTTCATTCATCAGGTAACCGGGAACCAGGACAATCACCGATGTCTGGTTATCGTTCACCGGTTGACTTCTCATATGAAAGCATCGACAAATGAATTTCCGCAACCAGGCAGCCAGCAGCAGCGCCACCATAATAATGCTGCTCAGTGATTCAATCAGAGCTGCCCGAAAGGCGGCAAAAGAAAGGTGTCCGGGAAAATAAGGAGAGTAATCGAGTGGCGGAGGATCATAATCAGGACGATTACTGATTTCCAGCCAGCGGAACAAATAAGCCACCAGCCGGAAGCCCAAAAGTAAGAACAGCAGCAGACAAATAACAATAGTAATAAAGATGGCCATATGGATATGTCACTTATTTTTTAAACAGTCTACAACTTCCCGGGCCGCCCGCTTGGCACCGCCAGCCGGCCCCAGCAGACTTTTCACTTCTTTGAGGTCCACAACCATCTGATCAAACTTCTCCTGATGATCGATAATTTCCTGTACCCGAAGGTATATGGTTTGAGCATTAACCTCGTCCTGAATAAGCTCAGGAACCACCTCGCGACCGGCAATCAGGTTGACCAGGCTGATATGAGGTACGGAAATCAACTTTTTTCCGATCAAATATGACAACTT from Pseudomonadota bacterium includes the following:
- a CDS encoding lipid-A-disaccharide synthase is translated as KLSYLIGKKLISVPHISLVNLIAGREVVPELIQDEVNAQTIYLRVQEIIDHQEKFDQMVVDLKEVKSLLGPAGGAKRAAREVVDCLKNK